The window CCTCCGCCGACATTCACTCGCCCCTGACTGGCCACATTCAGGGTCCCCGTCCCGCCTGTGGTGCCGATGCTCACTGCCCCCGTACTCTGCCACTGCCCCCCCGTGCGCACCGTGACGGTCCCTGTGCCATACTTCGTGGGCGCTGGTGGCCCGGTGGCCCCCGTCGCAGTCCCCGCATTGTAAAAGCCGATCGCCGTCGTGCTGCTGCTAGCCACCAGGCCATTGTCCTCCACCACCAGGGATCCTGTCCCTGTGTGCCCCACAAAAAGAGGGCCGACTTCCCATTTACTACCCGTCCCGCTCACCTTCACCGCCGCCGTCCCCTGCACGCGATTGGCGTCCTGCCCGTAACCTGCAATGTAGCCGTTGGGTGATTTCACAAATCCTCCAGATTCCACATTCATCGTGCCATTGCCCCGATACCCCAAAATAAAAGTCGTGCTCGTGATGAGTTGCCCTTGGGAGTTCACATTCAGGATCCCCGTGCCGATCCCTGCACTGTTTCCTAACCCCACGTGAATGGTTCCCGAGGAGGTTACCTTTCCCTGATTGCTCACCGTCAAAGTCGCCGTGCCAGAGCTTCCTAAATGAAACTGCGTAGCGCCTGTCTTATTCATTTCACTGCCCAGGCCATCCACCGTGATAAAGCTGTTCGTCCCAGCATTGCTGCCAAACACAATAGCCCCTCCCACCCCCAAAATCCCCCCCGAGGTGTCCTTCGTGATCTCCAGCCTTCCATTATTCATGGTTAGGCCCAGGATAGACTGCGTCGTATCCTTCAATGAAATCGTCCCGCCATTACTGAGGAGAATGGAAGTCGCCGCATCTGGCAGAGCTGTCCCCGGCACTGTCCCTGTCCAACTCCACTTTGTGGTCTCGGTCCACAGACCCGTTCCAGTCGAATTCCACGTGGCCGTCTGGGCCATGGCCTGGAGAGAGAAGCCCGCATAAACCAAAATGCTGAGCAGACAACGATAAAGAAGGATTCGGATTTTCATAGGGGGGCGTTGGTTCCCCCCGTTGGCATGAGGCCGTGGACTCTCCGTCACAGCACAGGTCTGTTTTGGAAAGGGCGCTCCGGGGGGATAATCATTCCTCAAGCATCGGATATGCCATGCCCACGACTCTGGAGCTTTCACGGCACAGAAGTATCAACACCGCCTCTCTCAGCACGCAGCCTCGTTTCATCTGGCCTTCCCTCGCTGCTGGCCTCTCTTGCTCACTTTTTGTCCTAAGGAGACGAAATCTCAAAAAGCCTCTTGACTGTATTGATGCTGAGACTTATTCGCACTAGTCACTATTGCGACTGATACTCATATCCGTTTCCACCCAAGAGACGCCGTTCCCGAATCCATGAAACTCACTCACTCCCCCTTCCGCACTTTGCCTCACGGCTTCGCTTGGACTTCCACCTTGGGCCTTCTAGGCAGCCTCGCAGCCCAAACAGCCGCCCCCACTCCTGCTGTCAATCCGGCCACAGAAGGTGAACCCACAGACGAACTGCCCGAAATCGTCGTCACCACCACCAGCGAAAAAGTTTATAAACCCGAGCGCCTCCAATCTCCCAAATACACGGAGCCGCTGCGCGATGTTCCCCAGACCATCACCGTGATTCCCAAGGCAGTGATCGAAGACCGAGGCGCATTCAGCCTCCGCGATGTCCTTCGCAACACCCCTGGCATCTCCATGCAGGCGGGTGAAGGCGGCGGCGGTCTTTCAGGCGACAACCTCAGCATCCGCGGTTTCACTTCCCGTGGTGACCTTTACCAAGACGGTGTGCGCGATACAGGCTCCTACAATCGCGATCCCTTCAATACCGAGCAGGTGGAAGTAACCAAGGGCCCTTCATCTTCCTCCAATGGCCGCGGATCAACCGGTGGCTCCATCAACCTCACCAGCAAGCTGGCCAACCAAGAGCAAGGCGGCAGTGTCTCCCAGTCTTTCGGCACAGACAATCTCTACCGGACAACGGCGGACTACAACCAGCCGATCTCTGACCACATGGCCCTCCGCGTGAACGGCATGTACCACAGTGCTGACACTCCAGGGCGCGACGTCGTGAACCAGGAGCGTTACGGCCTTGCCGCCTCTTTGGCTTTTGGTCTCGGCACGGAAACCCGTGCCTATATCAATTACCAGCACCTGTCTGAAAACAACATTCCAGACTACGGTATCCCGTGGGTGCCTGCCAATGGGACCTTCAGTGGCAGCGGCACGCGCCTGAACAACTACAAAGACAAAGCGCCACCTGTCAGCTTCGACAACTTTTATGGTCGTGAAAACACCGACTTCGAAGACGTCCAGAGTGACATCATCACCGGCATTTTGGAACACGACTTTTCGGACAAGCTGAAGCTGCGTAACGTGCTCCGTTATGGCCGCGTCTACCGCAACTCGGTCATTACGGCTCCTCGGTTCTTTGACACTGTGCCCACGGCTCAAATTCCGGACCCAGCTAACCCAGGCCAGTTTATCAATGACCCGGCTACCGTCGGCAACCAATATACAAGCGCCCTGAATCGCCAGATGCAGGCCCGTGAGCAGACACAGGAAATCCTGTCCAACCAGACCAATTTCACGGCTGAGTTTGATACTGGCATCCTGAAGCACGCCCTCGTTACCGGCATGGAACTCACCTGGGAGCGTCAAGTCAATGCCAATGCTGCGCGCGCAGATGCCGCAGGCCGTTCGGACATTTTTAATCCAGGTCTTAATGACGGCGTTTACACAGGTCGTCCTGTTCTCCCTGGCGGTGCCGAGTCTCACCTCGACACCTTCTCCCTCTACGCCTTCGACACGATCTCCATCGCCAAATATGTAGAACTGAACGGAGGTCTCCGCTACGACCATCTGGAGTATGAATCCCGCAATCCTGGCGGCAGTGCTGGCTTCAGCGGCTCCGATGACCTCATCAGCTGGAAGGCTGGCATTGTGGTGAAGCCTGTCGAATACGGCAGCATTTACTTCTCCTACGGTACTTCCTTCAACCCATCCATCGACACCAACGTCGGACTGGGCCTGACGGCGGCGGTGGCAGATTTGAATCCTGAGGAAAACCGCAGCTACGAACTAGGCACCAAGTGGGACCTGTTTGACGAGCGCCTCTCCCTGACCGCAGCCCTCTTCCGCTCCGAGAAGACCAACGCCCGCACCAACGACCCCATCCTGGGCACCGTGCTGGCAGGCGACCAAGTCGTTCAGGGAGTGGAATTCGGCCTTGCTGGCAACATCACCAAAGATTGGCAGGTCTTTGCCGGATACGCCTACATGGAAAGCGAAGTGCGCGACTCCGCAGTTGTTGCTGAACTGGGTCAATCCCTCGGTAACACTCCCGACCATTCCTTCAACATCTGGACCACCTACAATCTGCCCTTCCGTGTGCAGGTCGGTTTTGGTGCTCAGTATGTGGGTGACCGACAGAACGGCAACTCCAACACCTCCCGCACAGCCCCAGGTTACTGGACCTGCGACGCCATGCTGAACTACCAGGTCAATGATAAGTTCAACGTCCGTCTGAATGTCTATAACCTCGCAGACGAGCGCTACATTGACCGCGTCGGTGGTGGCCACTTTGTCCCCGGTGCAGGCCGCTCCGCAGCCCTCACGGCCAGCTACAAGTTCTAAACCTTCTCTGCCGTGCAACTAGGCCGGGGGTATGGACACGCGAATGCGTGCTTTGCCCCCGGCCTCTTCCCGTCTCCCCCTCATGCTCCTCACCATCCCAGACGTCCTCACGCCAGACCAGACCGCCCATGCCCGGCAATTGCTCGATGCCACGGACTGGGTGGATGGCAAGACCACCACGGGCTACCAGTCCGCCAAGGCCAAGGACAACATGCAGCTCCCTGAAAGCAGCCCCGTGGCGAGGGAGCTGGGAGACATGATCCTAGCCGCTCTCTCACAAAATCCGCTATTCGTCGCTGCGGCCCTGCCTTTGCGCATCCTGCCGCCCATGTTCAATCGCTATGCCGGTGGGCAATCCTTCGGCACGCATGTGGACAATGCCATCCGCCAACTTCCCCATTCCCCCGTGCGTATCCGCACGGACCTCAGCGCCACCCTCTTTTTTTCAGATCCCGAAGAGTATGAAGGCGGCGAACTATGCATCGAAGACCTCTATGGAGTGAAGACCGTGAAGCTACCCGCAGGCCACATGGTCCTCTATCCTTCCACCAGCCTGCACCACGTCACTCCCGTCACTCGAGGCGCACGTGTGTGCTCGTTTTTCTGGCTGCAAAGCATGATCCGTGACAATGGCCAAAGATCACTCCTGTTTGACCTGGATCTTTCCATCCAGCGTCTCGCCCAGGAGCTTGCCGGAAATCCAGTGGCCGAAAAGACCAGCGTTCAGCTCACGGGCGTGTATCACAATCTGCTCCGCCAATGGGCAGAGATGTGAATTTGTCCAAACCCACACCTTTCCAAAATAATCTGCGACCAAGCCGCACACCCCAGGTTTCCCTTCGCCTGTTTTCCCCATGCATCTCACGTTTCATCGTTCCATCTTCTGGGCTCACCTAATCAGCGGCATCCTTGCTGGCATCGTCATTCTGTCCATTGCCATCTCCGGCCTTCTCATCGCCTATGAAGTCCAGCTCATGGACTGGGCCAACCGAGATCTGCGAGTGCCCCCACCTATCGCCACAGCCACTCATCTCGACATCGAAACCCTGCTGGCCAAAGTTCAGGAGACCAAGCCAGATCTGAAACCCAGTGGCATCACCTGGAAGGCCGATCCCGCCCTACCAGTCACCCTCAGCATGGGTCGCGAAGGCACCTATTTTGCCAACCCCTACACCGGCGAGTTTTTGGGTGAGGGCAACCATGCCTGGCATGACTTTTTCCATGCCGCCACCGACTGGCACCGCTTCCTCACGGGCACCGGCTTGCCACGCGAAGTCGGCAAGGCCATCACAGGTGCGGGCACGCTCGTTTTTGGCATCCTGCTGGCCAGCGGTATTTACCTCTGGTGGCCGCGCCACTGGCGCTGGACCAACGTGCGCGCCGTTCTCCTTTTTAACCGCAAACTCAAAGGCCGCGCCCGCGATTGGAACTGGCACAACGTCCTCGGTTTCTGGAGCGCCATCCCCATGCTCTTCATCATCCTCACCGGATTGATCATGTCCTACACCTGGGCCAACAACCTCCTCTTCCGCGCCACTGGCAACGAGCCCCCACCACCCCGCACCCGCCCAGCAGGCGGCCCAGGCGCAGCCCCCAGCGACATGGCCAAGGGCAGTCCTCGTGGTGAAGGAGGTCCTCGTGGTGAAGGCAGGCCCCCAATGGCCAGTGCCCCCGTTTCGCTCACCGGCCTCGCGCCACTTTTGCAACAGGCACGTGAACAAACTCCTGGTTGGGCCAGCCTCAGTCTGCGCATGCCGCAAAAACCGGGCGATCCCTTCCCTGTCATGGTGGATCGTGGTGGCCGTGGGCAGGTGCATCTACGCACGATGCTGAATCTAGATACCGCCCAACAAAAACTTCTTCCAAGTCCCGATGACATCACCCGGCAAAACCTGGGCCGCCGCCTGCGCATGTACTCACGTTATCTCCACACCGGCGAACTCTTCGGCTTCCTGGGCCAAACCATCGCCGCCCTCTGCACCCTCGCAGCCGCCCTCCTCGTCTGGACCGGTTTCGCCCTGGCTTGGAGACGCTTCTTCGGACGGAAGACGAAAGCCTCCGCCACCTAAAGTGATGCGGGCACTCCTGCCTGCCCCTGCTGAATCGTAGGCCGGATGTGTTCGGCGCAATTGGATCTCGCGCAGCTCTGTCGCCAGCTTCGCCGAACTATCCGGCTTTCTTTGATGGCCGCCTCCTCCCTGACGTCAACGGCTACAGCACAAATGCTCCCAAGAAAGACTTCGTGTCTTCAAAGAAAGCCGGATAATTCGGCGAAGACAACTGAGCAATAGCGGCCCGAATCACGCCGAACACATCCGGCCTACATTCCCGCCCGAGTTGGACAAGCAAAACGAGAGTCCTCAGGCAACTGAATTCATCTTGAATATGGAGATCGGTAGTTCCTTGCTCCTTGCCGATCATCGTCTGCTGAAAAGCCAACATCTCTCATGCGCATCCGCATCCTCAGCGATCTCCATCAGGAATTCGGAGCCACCGAAATTCCTCGTGAGGATTGTGACCTGATCCTCCTCGCCGGAGACATCGCCACAAAGCAGAACGCGCTGCCCTGGATTCGTGAATTCACGGGCGACACACCCACCGCGTATGTCTGCGGCAACCACGAGTTCTACGGTGAGAAACTTCCCCGAGTGACCGAACGCCTGAAGGAGCAGACGGCGGGCTCAAACATTCATGTGTTGGAAAACGATGCCTTTGAGGTAGCCGGATGGCACATCTATGGCTGCACCCTCTGGACAGACATGGCCCTGCAGGGTGAATGGACGGAAGGTGCCGTCGAAGCAGGCGACCGGATGAACGACTACAAACGCATCCGCACCGCTCAGCAAGGCTACCGCAAACTCTCCCCCAGAGACACCCGCGCCATCCATGTGGATTCCGTGCAACGCATGGAAACCTTCCTTTCCACCCACGATCCCCGCCGCTGCATCATCGTCACTCACCACGCACCATCGGCCTTGTCATTGCCCGAACATCGCCGCAGCGAACTCGTGAGTTGCGCTTATGCCTCTCATCTGGACAGCTTCATCGAAAAACATCAGCCAGCCCTCTGGGTCCACGGTCACATCCATCATAATAGCGACTACTTCATCGGTGAGACCCGTGTGATTGCCAATCCCCAAGCCTACCCCAATGAACCGAATAAAAACTTCATTCCAAGGCTCATTGTCGAGATGCACTGATAAAAATCCTTCTTCAATCTCTAGCTATGCCCCCAGATGCTAAAATAGCCTTCTATGCGGCACATCGAATCCGCAAATGTGCGAAGAAGAGGGAATTGTGGTGCGCAACCGTTATTGAAGTCCTGCCCCCTGATATTCAAATCCATCTTGATGAAACCGAACAGCCTATTGTCAGCGCCAGCTTTCCTGAAGGCGACTGGTATGTCTGGACAACCAAGCGAATGGTCGCCACGACTGCCGGTCAGACATGGGAAGTACCGGCCGATTCCATTGATCGAATCGATTGGGGCACTCCCCAGAAAAGTCTTCATACCTTATACCAGACAGGTTGTGTAAAAAGTACTCTTGGTATTTTTGAATCAAGCAAAGGGTTTTCATTTCCTGTTCGTTACGAGACAGGATATGCTTGGTCAGGTCTGGTAGGTTGCCATCAATACTGGCGTCTCAAACATCCAATCCTGGATAAGCTCTTAACCCCTGAAGAGTTTGAGGCACGAGGAATAAAATCGATATAGTTAGGCTATGCCGTTCCTTTTCAAGAACACTTTGCGTCGGACTGCATGCCTCCTTCTCGTTGTACTCCTTGGGCTCGCATTTTACATCTCCAGTAAGATGCCGTCTAGGCTCAAACACATGTATGGTGAGTGGGCGGCCATTGAACTGATCATGACAGCGCATCATCTGTCTGGACGCCTGCCCGCCTCATGGGACGACTTGGCACCGTGGTATGAGCAATCCAACTCAACACCTCGCAGTGGCATCAGTTTCCCACAGCTTCGGGAACTTGTGGAGATCGACTTCTCTCAATTACCACACATTGAGGCCGCTGCTAGATTGGGACAACCACTCCCCGAATCCCGCTCTTTGATCCGGAAGAAGGATGGCAGAGGCGGGCATTGGATCAGACCTAACCAAATGCTGGCAGACTATTTCAAAACAGGCAAAGTTGTGATCATGGACAAACCCTAGCCATCAAGCCCATGAAACGCCTCATCATCATCGCTCTTCTAACCCTCCTCGTCGGTGGTGCCGGGCTGTGGGGCTATGTGTGGTGGAAGACACGATCTGCCTCACACATTGCAGCCCAAGGAGGGCGGACTCTGTCCATTCGCTTGCCAGCCGAGGCCCCACACTTTCGGCAAAATGATCCGCGCTGGGGCGCTGAAAAACTGGGCCGCACTTCCGAAACGATCAAGAGCGTGGGCTGCGCGATGTGCAGCGTGGCCAGTGCCGCCCAGTATCTGGGAGAAACAACCGATCCCTCCACCCTGAATCGGGCCCTGGCCGAAAACGGAGGCTACACGGACCAAGGCTGGTTGGTATGGTCTGCCATCGCCAAGATTTTTGACCAACGCATCGAGGTGAATGTCCTCAGCAGCCCTTCTCATGAAGCGATGGATCGTGCGCTGGAAGCCGGACAGTATTCGGTGGTGAAGTTCTTCCTGCCCATGGGCATCCCCCATTGGGTCATCGTGGTGAGCAAGGAAGGCCAGGATTACCTCATCTACGATCCGACCGAGACGGAGAAAGAACCGAGACGCCTGTCAGAAAAAACCTCCGGCATCTACTCGCTGAGGATCGTGCGCCGCACGGCTTGAGCGGGTCCGCCGCTGGGAAATGCCGGAAAATTTCTGCAAGGTCGAATTATGTGGCTTCGTTTCGGCGGTAGAAAGCCAAGTTACCCCTGCTCCCCTCATGAATCCCACCTCTACCCCCTTTGGCCGTCGCCAGTTCATCGCCGGCGCGGCGCAGTCCTTTCTAGGCGTCACCGCGCTGAGCCAGCTCGGCGGCAAGGCCTTTGCCATCCCAGGGGAAAATACCAGCCCGCTGAAGCAGGTGCCCACGGCGCGCAGTGTCATCTACCTCTACATGACGGGAGGGATGAGCCACCTGGACACCTGGGATCCAAAGCCTGACAACGGCGACGTCATGGGCCTCACCAAAACGCTGGATACCAAGGTGGATGGCATGCGCCTCAGTGAGAACATCCCCCTCCTGGCCCGTCAGGCGGACAAGCTGGCCGTCATCCGCGGCATGAACTCCACCCAGGGTGCGCATGAGCAGGGTAACTACTTCATGCACACCAGCTACACGCTGCGCAGCAGCATCCGCCACCCTTCCATGGGCGCGTGGCTGCAGAAATTCCAGGACCGTGGCAATCCCACGCTCCCCGGCAGTGTGATGATCGGCAATGACAGCCGCCATCCCGGCGCAGGCTTCTTTGAATCCCGCTTTGCCCCACTGATGATCAATGATCCGGAAAGCGGCATCTCCAACGTACGGCCTAACGAATGGTTCACCGAGGAGCGTTTCGCCAGCCGCCTGAGCATCGCCAAACAGCTCGATAAAAAATTCGCCGCCACCTACGACGTTAAAAACGTGCGCGCCTACAGCGACATGTATGATGATGCGGTGAAAATGATGAAGAGCGAAGAGCTGAAAGCCTTCGACCTGGATGCCGAGCCTGATGCCCTCCGCGAAAAATACGGACGCGACCGTTTCGGCCAGGGCTGTCTGCTGGCCCGCCGTCTGGTGGAGCATGGCGTGCGTCACGTAGAGGTCAGCTTTGGCAACTGGGATACCCACAATGCCAACTTCACCCGCGTGCCGGAACTCTGCGACGAGCTGGACTCCGCCATGAGCACCCTCATCAGCGATCTTGAGGCCCGAGGCATGCTGAATGACACCCTCATTGTGCTGGCTACCGAATTTGGCCGCACGCCTGAAGTCAATGCCAACGATGGCCGCGACCACCACCCTGCCGGGTTTAGTTGCGTGCTAGCTGGGGGCGGCATCCGTGGCGGCCAAGTCTATGGAGCCACCGATGAGAGAGGGGATAAAGTGGTGGATGGATCCACCACCATCCCGGACCTGAACGCCACCATCGGTTATGCCCTAGGCCTGCCGTTGGATCAGGTGCTTTATTCCTCAACGAAGCGTCCCTTCACCATTGCCGACAAGGGCAAACCTCTAACCCAGCTTTTCGGCTGATTTCGAGCCTCTGACTTCAGCCCCAGGTGTGTCCAGACATGCCCGGGGCTTTTTATTGCCAGGAAACGAGGGTCACTTCCTGGCGATTGGCTGGGAGCTGCCGCACATAGACCGGACCCGGAGCCCAGTCGCGGATGCGGTGGATGAGGTCCGGCAACTCAGCCTCGACTTTGGCCGAGTTGATTTTCAGAGTCAAAATGAGCCCCAAGGGGCGAAGGCGGGAGGCAAATTTCTCCACGTATTGGCAGACCACACGCGGCTCCAGATTCATGTCGGAAACCAGCAGGTCCACCTGATCTGGCACCATACCAGGCCTCAGATCCCCGGCAGCGACCTTGAGATGATGAAAGGCAGGATGCGCCAATACCCGGGCATCCATCGCCCCCGTATCTACCCCAAACACCGTGGCTCCTCGAGACAAAAGCGAGTGAGAAGCGCCACCGGGTGCGGAGCCCAGCTCCAGCACCGTCCGCCCTTGAATATCTTTTTGGATGCCTAACCAATCCAGCGCCTGCTCCATTTTCATCCACGCTCGTGAGGGTGCCTCCGGAGGTAAAGATAGACGCAGAAGCGCGACAGGATCGGCCAGATCGCCTGGCTGATGGCGGTGGTAGCCCACCAGCATGGGTTCGCCCTCAGCTCCCATGATTACACTCACCACGGTATCTCCAGGGTTCGGCAGCCTCTTCGGGGATAAATCCAGCAGACCCCGCACTTCCACCCCCGTGGCATCTACCCGGGCCCAGGTTTCAGGATCAGCACCCTCTTCAGAAACCTCGCGGGGAATTACATTTAAAACCGCCGCATTGACCACGGCAGCACGCTCCGCCACTTCCTGCGGAGTTTTTGCCATCCCCAGGGAAAACCCAGAGACCTGAGCCAACCAAGCCCCGAGGCGAAAATGCCCTGGCAACTCTCCCTGCACCTTCCAAGTAATGAGCTGCGGCCTCATGAAGGCCGGGGTCAGCAGGCCTCCATGACGGGTAGCCACCTCTCTTTTGAGGGCAGCTTCAGCGCCAGGACGGCAGGTGGCAAAAACAAAGGTCGGGGGTATCACGACCCCTTATTGGCACACTCCGCTCCCCTGCGCGACAAAATCCCCCAGCCCTGGGTGAGGATTGCGGCTTGCCAGTCGGGCGCTAGCCTGCTAAATCCTCCCACGCTATGGCAAAAATTCAGTACACCACCCCCGAAGGCACCACTGGCGAAGTTGAGCTGACCGCTGAGCGTATGACGCTGGGCCGCGCAGATGACAATCAGATCGTCATCTCTCATGACTCGGTTTCCAGCCATCATGGTGAAGTCGCCATCGAAGGGGATGCCTGGGTCTTTACCGACCTCGGTTCCACCAATGGCACCAAAATCGGCGGTGAGCGCGTGGAACGCCTGGAACTCGGCCACGGTGGCAGCTTTACCCTTGGCCACGTGGATTGCGTTTTCATCGGGGATTTCGAAGAAGCCCCTGCCTACAGCGCCCCCACCCGCACCATGTCCAGCAGTGGTTATGGCGCAGCCCCTATTGATCGTAATCGCCGCACAGGCTTCGGCCCTAAAGGCAAACCGAAGAGCAACGGTTACGGTCCCCTCTTCGGCCTCGGTGCATTGGCCCTCCTGGTCTGCGCTTATGCCGCATTCTCATTTACTCAGATGACCGCCTAAATCCTCGGTCCGGTGATCGCTCCATCGCGATCCCTGGCGGCATGACCTGCCGCCAACATGGATTTTTGTCATAAACAACCAAACAAGGATGCGGCCTCCATGCGCCGCGAAGAAGCTCAAGTAATGTCCAATACCATTGTTGTCGGTGCCCAGTGGGGCGATGAAGGAAAAGGTAAGATCGTTGATTACCTCACAGAACACACAGATGTCGTCGTACGCGCCGCAGGCGGGAACAACGCCGGCCATACCGTCATCAACAACGGCACCAAGTACATCCTGCACCTCATCCCCAGCGGCATCCTCTGGGAAGATAAGATGTGCGTCATCGGCAACGGTGTGGTCATGGACATCCTCGGCCTGCTGGAAGAGATGGCCAAACTCCGGGCGCAAGGCGTCAAGATCACTCCGGAAAATCTCAAGATCAGTGAGACCGCTCACCTCGTCCTGCCTTATCACAAAGGTCTGGATCAGGCACGCGAAGCAAAACTGGGTGACAAAAAAATCGGCACCACCGGTCGCGGCATCGGCCCGGCTTATGCGGACAAAGTAGAGCGCGGTGGTCTGCGCGCCATCCTCCTGACTCGCCCAGAGCAGCTCGAAAAAGAACTGCGCAGCCGCATCCTCATGCACAACGAGACCTTCCGCGCCGTCGGCGTGGCAGAGGTGCCGGTGGAAGAAACCATCACCGCCGTGCTGGCTGCCGCCAAAGTGCTGGCCCCGCACATCACCAACACCGCCGTCTATTGCCACGAGGCCATCCGCGCTGGCAAGAGCCTGCTCTTTGAAGGTGCCCAAGGCACATACCTAGACATTGACCACGGCACCTATCCCTTCGTCACCAGTTCCAACACCACCTCAGGAGGTGCTTGCACAGGTTCCGGCGTGCCTCCCCGCATGATTGACAAAGTCGTCGCTGTGGCAAAAGCCTACACCACCCGTGTCGGCTCCGGTCCCTTCATCACAGAGAATGAAGACATCGGTGACATGCTGCACAACATGGGTCGTGAGTACGGTGCCACCACCGGCCGTGCTCGCCGTTGCGGCTGGCTGGATGCCGTGCTGGTGCGCTATGCCGTCATGATCAATGGTGCTGACGAACTGGCCATCACAAACCTGGACGGCCTGGACGGTCTGGATACCATCCAGATCTGCACCGCCTACAAGCTGCGCGGTGAGACCATCCACTACCCGCCGAGCACCATCGAAGACATCGAAGCCTGCGAGCCCGTTTACGAAACCCACCAGGGTTGGAAACAGGATCTCAGCCAGATCAAAAACTTCGCAGACCTGCCAGAACTGGCTAAGGCCTACCTCAAGC of the Prosthecobacter dejongeii genome contains:
- a CDS encoding FHA domain-containing protein, producing the protein MAKIQYTTPEGTTGEVELTAERMTLGRADDNQIVISHDSVSSHHGEVAIEGDAWVFTDLGSTNGTKIGGERVERLELGHGGSFTLGHVDCVFIGDFEEAPAYSAPTRTMSSSGYGAAPIDRNRRTGFGPKGKPKSNGYGPLFGLGALALLVCAYAAFSFTQMTA
- a CDS encoding adenylosuccinate synthase is translated as MSNTIVVGAQWGDEGKGKIVDYLTEHTDVVVRAAGGNNAGHTVINNGTKYILHLIPSGILWEDKMCVIGNGVVMDILGLLEEMAKLRAQGVKITPENLKISETAHLVLPYHKGLDQAREAKLGDKKIGTTGRGIGPAYADKVERGGLRAILLTRPEQLEKELRSRILMHNETFRAVGVAEVPVEETITAVLAAAKVLAPHITNTAVYCHEAIRAGKSLLFEGAQGTYLDIDHGTYPFVTSSNTTSGGACTGSGVPPRMIDKVVAVAKAYTTRVGSGPFITENEDIGDMLHNMGREYGATTGRARRCGWLDAVLVRYAVMINGADELAITNLDGLDGLDTIQICTAYKLRGETIHYPPSTIEDIEACEPVYETHQGWKQDLSQIKNFADLPELAKAYLKRLEELTGARVSLLGVGPSRDQTLVA
- a CDS encoding DUF1501 domain-containing protein, with translation MNPTSTPFGRRQFIAGAAQSFLGVTALSQLGGKAFAIPGENTSPLKQVPTARSVIYLYMTGGMSHLDTWDPKPDNGDVMGLTKTLDTKVDGMRLSENIPLLARQADKLAVIRGMNSTQGAHEQGNYFMHTSYTLRSSIRHPSMGAWLQKFQDRGNPTLPGSVMIGNDSRHPGAGFFESRFAPLMINDPESGISNVRPNEWFTEERFASRLSIAKQLDKKFAATYDVKNVRAYSDMYDDAVKMMKSEELKAFDLDAEPDALREKYGRDRFGQGCLLARRLVEHGVRHVEVSFGNWDTHNANFTRVPELCDELDSAMSTLISDLEARGMLNDTLIVLATEFGRTPEVNANDGRDHHPAGFSCVLAGGGIRGGQVYGATDERGDKVVDGSTTIPDLNATIGYALGLPLDQVLYSSTKRPFTIADKGKPLTQLFG
- a CDS encoding SAM-dependent methyltransferase, translated to MIPPTFVFATCRPGAEAALKREVATRHGGLLTPAFMRPQLITWKVQGELPGHFRLGAWLAQVSGFSLGMAKTPQEVAERAAVVNAAVLNVIPREVSEEGADPETWARVDATGVEVRGLLDLSPKRLPNPGDTVVSVIMGAEGEPMLVGYHRHQPGDLADPVALLRLSLPPEAPSRAWMKMEQALDWLGIQKDIQGRTVLELGSAPGGASHSLLSRGATVFGVDTGAMDARVLAHPAFHHLKVAAGDLRPGMVPDQVDLLVSDMNLEPRVVCQYVEKFASRLRPLGLILTLKINSAKVEAELPDLIHRIRDWAPGPVYVRQLPANRQEVTLVSWQ